Below is a window of Pyrobaculum aerophilum str. IM2 DNA.
TCAAGTACGGTAGCGACAATGAAGTTAACAAGTGGATTATTTTAAGGGCCAATAATGATTTATCAAGTGAAGTTGTTTGGACCGGTCAATACGTCTTGTTAACCGCCATTGAGTATGGCCGGGCTGGGGCTCTATACCTCAAACTCAACTTAACGCGGTATTACAAATGGCAAGTGGATTTTATATATTTCATAGGTAATAGCACAGATCCCGACCCCGCCGACGGGCTGGCTCTGAACTTCTATAGAGAGCCCATGCTCGGAGGCGCAGGGGGACATATAGGCTACAGCGGAATTCCGGGGTGGGCCGTTGAATTTGACACCCATTATGTGTATGGCAACCCCTGGGATCCGCCTTATCAACACATAGCCCTTACTGAGATACACGCTGAAAATCACGTTTATTTCTTCGGCGGGCGGGTGGATTTGCGCAACCGCTGGATGTACGCGCGGGTGGCGTTCACGGCGTTGGAGAGGAATTCAACTCATATATACGGGCGTCTCCAGGTAACGGTGTGGGACAGAGCTGATAGGCAGAATCTCGCTCCCCTCGGCAATGTGCTTATAAACAGCTCATATACAGGGTGGTTCAAGATCTACGGCCATTATCTTGGCTTTTCCGCAGCAACAGGCGGGCAAAGAGACTCACACGCGCTGTGGTGGACGCGCGTAGAGGTCTGCCCAGCCCCGGTAGGAGGCGTTGTATAAGATCATACGTGGCTTCTCTTATTAATCGGAGCTACCCTAGTAACCGCGCTCTACCTCCAACGGCACATCCTATAGAGAAAGTTTTATATACATACCTCTTCAACATTAGATGAAAACGGCAACTTGGTAAATGCATATTACCTTGTCGGTATAAGCTACAGGTTAGTCTCATCTTCTGTTGTAGTTGTTAAAGACAGGCTGTACTTATTAGGCTACTACGACACCCCTTCCGACATAGCCCTAGACTCTGATTTCAAAGTAGTAGCCGCGAGGACAATAGATAATCCTGATCTCTTTCCGTGGTTTATTACAACTGACGGCACTCACTTATACATAGGATTGATCAACAGTTCTGACTGGTCTATGGTAATCTTGGCGACAGATCTAGAGCTCAATTCACAATGGGCTGTCAAATGGGAGCCACCTTTGGGGTTATATATAATTATCGACGATAGATCACCCATAAGGGACGGCGGAATTTTATACCCCGGCAACGGGGGCTTTGCAAGTCGGTTTTCCAATGCTATTTATTACAACGGCAAAATATATGTGCCGTATTCTTGGTTTACGGATTTCGGTGCTGTATTGAGTGATTTACTTGTGATATTTGACGTCTCTACTAGGCGTGTGGTGAGATATTATAGTATTGTTAACACTGGTGTTATATTCTTGCTCAGCACATCAGCTTTTTCAGGCAGAGGTGGCGGGTGGATTGCAGCCGTTGGTGTTACCTCAGCGAGTGGCATTGAAAAGCAGTTTGTAGAAGATGTCCCTCCTGTTAAGCCCGTTTCTTTAGTGCTTTCGCCTTTTGAGCCGGTTGTTTATCCTGTATCCGAAGATTTGAGTCCCAAGTCTATTAGCTTGGCGGACTATCCGTTAAACGCCATTTCTGTAGATCCGCCGCCTGATGCTCTGCTGTTTTTAATTCCCCTGCCGCCTGCCGTCGGCGGGGTCGTTGACGTTGGGTTACACTTTGTGTTTATTACAATGGGGTTGGCGCTTCTCGTTGCTTTAGGCGTAAAGAACGCGCGGGCTCGGAAATAAGCCTTTTTTCACGCATACCCTTTAGCACGACGCCTTTTAAAAACTGTCGTTACGCAGATTACTTTCTTAGTGCTCTAAGCCGCCGTGATTCTCATTAAATGAAAGGCCTTTATGTCGCC
It encodes the following:
- a CDS encoding lectin-like domain-containing protein; the protein is MLTAIEYGRAGALYLKLNLTRYYKWQVDFIYFIGNSTDPDPADGLALNFYREPMLGGAGGHIGYSGIPGWAVEFDTHYVYGNPWDPPYQHIALTEIHAENHVYFFGGRVDLRNRWMYARVAFTALERNSTHIYGRLQVTVWDRADRQNLAPLGNVLINSSYTGWFKIYGHYLGFSAATGGQRDSHALWWTRVEVCPAPVGGVV